A genomic region of Oceaniferula marina contains the following coding sequences:
- a CDS encoding glycoside hydrolase family 95 protein, whose translation MSLWFDTPASQWEQGLPMGNGRLGMLVHGDIGKETIVFNEDSLWSGWFEPANDREGAYRALQLTRQLIKQGARQDEIKKAAMEFCSLHGYGKADFGAYQSFCSVTVSSGHEQKDVSNYHRRLDLKSAVSKVTYEHDGVRYEREFFSSYPAQVNVMRYRASRSGALDLNLNLHSLHKKAKITVDSDGLVIRGEVDNGKNKPEGMKFEGRLRVKVRGGRLTSGESNLQISGADEVLVIMTGATNYQLDYASQYRGASPELKNIEVLKQLKNKSFSVLKQEHTLDYQALFKRVRLHLAGTDRSDMPTDQRRQLYRESKDDVGLENLTFQYGRYLMIACSRPGSMPANLQGLWNHSNSPPWTCDYHLNINFQMNYWPVDLCNLSECAEPMVRWTTDLMKPGKKTAAVHYQSPGWVAHHTTNVWGFTSPGPARGIHMLEAESSAFLCQNIWDHYAFTGDIKYLRERAWPLLKGSADFWLVNLQENADGSLSVSPSYSPEWGPLSDGSYYQTMILWDLFEHCIKVSSILGVDEQWATELKLKQARLQPLKIGKYGQLHEWRQDQYEEGIDKKKHRHMSHLWSVYPGHQIVPGRDADLTKAAIRSLNLRGDGATGWSMGWKINLWARLLDGNRTHKLIGNFIGSRVYDNLWCAHPPFQIDGNFGYTAGVAEMLVQSHAGQINLLPALPDVWHTGEVSGLKARTGIELSIAWKNGSLRNVELLSSIKQSVPLTYKGKRVQVDLPKGKKIHLDSHLNVSSSDSSQLR comes from the coding sequence ATGTCATTGTGGTTCGACACCCCGGCATCGCAGTGGGAGCAGGGATTGCCGATGGGAAATGGCCGCCTTGGTATGCTGGTCCATGGTGACATCGGCAAGGAAACCATTGTTTTTAATGAAGACTCATTGTGGAGCGGGTGGTTCGAGCCAGCCAATGACCGGGAGGGGGCGTATCGTGCTCTGCAACTTACTCGGCAATTGATCAAGCAAGGCGCCAGGCAGGATGAAATCAAGAAGGCTGCCATGGAATTCTGCAGTTTGCATGGATATGGCAAAGCAGATTTCGGAGCTTACCAATCATTTTGTTCTGTGACTGTCTCATCGGGCCACGAACAGAAAGATGTCAGCAATTATCATCGTCGCTTGGATTTGAAGTCTGCGGTTTCAAAGGTGACTTATGAACACGATGGAGTCCGCTATGAACGTGAATTTTTTAGTTCCTATCCGGCTCAGGTGAATGTGATGCGCTACCGGGCGAGTCGTTCAGGGGCTCTGGATTTGAACCTGAACCTTCATTCATTGCATAAAAAGGCCAAGATTACCGTGGATTCAGATGGCCTTGTGATTCGTGGCGAGGTGGATAACGGGAAAAATAAGCCTGAAGGGATGAAATTCGAGGGCCGATTGCGCGTGAAAGTTCGTGGCGGTCGCTTGACTTCTGGGGAATCGAATTTGCAGATATCTGGGGCAGATGAAGTTTTGGTGATAATGACCGGAGCCACAAATTATCAGCTGGACTATGCGTCTCAATACCGCGGCGCATCGCCTGAGTTGAAGAATATTGAGGTGCTAAAGCAATTGAAAAACAAATCTTTTTCAGTTTTGAAGCAAGAGCATACGCTTGATTATCAAGCCTTGTTTAAACGTGTGCGTTTGCACTTGGCCGGAACGGACCGGAGTGACATGCCAACGGACCAACGACGGCAATTATACCGGGAGAGTAAGGATGACGTTGGCTTGGAGAATCTAACCTTTCAATATGGTCGATACTTGATGATTGCATGTTCCCGACCCGGGAGTATGCCTGCGAATCTGCAAGGGCTTTGGAATCATTCAAACTCCCCACCGTGGACCTGTGATTACCATTTGAATATCAATTTTCAAATGAACTACTGGCCAGTGGATTTATGTAATTTATCAGAGTGTGCCGAGCCTATGGTTCGTTGGACCACAGACCTGATGAAGCCTGGAAAGAAGACCGCAGCTGTTCATTATCAATCTCCAGGGTGGGTCGCACACCACACGACCAATGTTTGGGGATTCACCTCGCCGGGGCCTGCCCGTGGTATTCATATGCTCGAAGCCGAAAGTTCGGCTTTTCTGTGTCAGAATATTTGGGATCACTACGCGTTTACGGGTGATATTAAATATCTACGCGAGAGGGCCTGGCCACTGCTAAAGGGGAGCGCTGATTTCTGGTTGGTCAATTTGCAGGAGAATGCGGATGGTTCACTCAGTGTTTCTCCAAGTTACTCTCCCGAGTGGGGGCCATTATCGGATGGATCCTATTACCAAACGATGATCCTGTGGGATCTGTTCGAGCATTGCATCAAGGTTTCAAGTATTCTCGGTGTAGACGAACAATGGGCTACAGAGTTGAAACTCAAACAAGCACGACTTCAACCGTTGAAAATTGGTAAATACGGTCAACTTCATGAGTGGCGGCAAGACCAATATGAAGAAGGGATTGATAAGAAAAAACATCGGCATATGTCTCATTTGTGGTCGGTTTATCCTGGGCATCAAATCGTGCCCGGACGGGATGCCGATCTTACTAAGGCTGCGATTCGTTCATTGAACCTGCGTGGTGATGGCGCAACCGGTTGGAGCATGGGATGGAAAATCAATCTATGGGCCCGGCTTCTGGACGGAAATCGGACCCATAAGCTGATTGGCAATTTTATCGGGAGTCGTGTATATGATAACTTGTGGTGCGCGCATCCACCGTTCCAAATTGATGGTAACTTCGGCTACACGGCAGGTGTCGCCGAAATGCTGGTCCAGAGCCACGCAGGACAGATCAATCTTCTGCCTGCACTTCCGGATGTTTGGCATACTGGTGAGGTTTCCGGTTTGAAGGCCCGCACGGGTATCGAGCTGTCGATAGCATGGAAAAATGGGAGTCTTCGTAATGTCGAATTGTTATCGAGTATCAAACAAAGCGTGCCTCTAACCTACAAGGGTAAGAGGGTTCAAGTTGATCTGCCAAAGGGAAAAAAAATCCACTTGGATTCACATTTGAACGTTAGTTCAAGTGATTCATCCCAGCTTCGATAA